One part of the Pseudopipra pipra isolate bDixPip1 chromosome 3, bDixPip1.hap1, whole genome shotgun sequence genome encodes these proteins:
- the STUM gene encoding protein stum homolog isoform X3 translates to MDPSPKDGESAAAAEPSRGGAAPSSGVVVQVREKKGPLRAAIPYMPFPVAVICLFLNTFVPGLGTFVSAFTVLCGARTDLPDRHMCCVFWLNIAAALIQILTAIVMVGWIMSIFWGMDMVILASKYSTKEQGIPQQL, encoded by the exons ATGGATCCCTCGCCCAAGGACGGCGAGAGCGCGGCGGCCGCGGAGCCCAGCCGGGGCGGCGCGGCCCCTTCCAGCGGGGTGGTGGTGCAGGTCCGGGAGAAGAAGGGCCCCCTGCGCGCCGCCATCCCCTACATGCCGTTCCCCGTGGCTGTCATCTGCCTCTTCCTCAACACCTTCGTGCCGGGGCTGG GAACGTTTGTATCCGCTTTCACCGTGCTGTGCGGAGCCCGGACTGACCTCCCTGACAGGCACATGTGTTGTGTCTTCTGGCTGAacattgctgctgctctgattCAGATCCTGACAGCGATCGTGATGGTTGGCTGGATTATGAGTATATTTTGGGGGATGGACATGGTCATTCTTGCAAGTAAGTACAGCACA
- the STUM gene encoding protein stum homolog isoform X2 yields the protein MDPSPKDGESAAAAEPSRGGAAPSSGVVVQVREKKGPLRAAIPYMPFPVAVICLFLNTFVPGLGTFVSAFTVLCGARTDLPDRHMCCVFWLNIAAALIQILTAIVMVGWIMSIFWGMDMVILAISQGYKEQGIPQQL from the exons ATGGATCCCTCGCCCAAGGACGGCGAGAGCGCGGCGGCCGCGGAGCCCAGCCGGGGCGGCGCGGCCCCTTCCAGCGGGGTGGTGGTGCAGGTCCGGGAGAAGAAGGGCCCCCTGCGCGCCGCCATCCCCTACATGCCGTTCCCCGTGGCTGTCATCTGCCTCTTCCTCAACACCTTCGTGCCGGGGCTGG GAACGTTTGTATCCGCTTTCACCGTGCTGTGCGGAGCCCGGACTGACCTCCCTGACAGGCACATGTGTTGTGTCTTCTGGCTGAacattgctgctgctctgattCAGATCCTGACAGCGATCGTGATGGTTGGCTGGATTATGAGTATATTTTGGGGGATGGACATGGTCATTCTTGCAA
- the STUM gene encoding protein stum homolog isoform X4: MDPSPKDGESAAAAEPSRGGAAPSSGVVVQVREKKGPLRAAIPYMPFPVAVICLFLNTFVPGLGTFVSAFTVLCGARTDLPDRHMCCVFWLNIAAALIQILTAIVMVGWIMSIFWGMDMVILASYKEQGIPQQL; encoded by the exons ATGGATCCCTCGCCCAAGGACGGCGAGAGCGCGGCGGCCGCGGAGCCCAGCCGGGGCGGCGCGGCCCCTTCCAGCGGGGTGGTGGTGCAGGTCCGGGAGAAGAAGGGCCCCCTGCGCGCCGCCATCCCCTACATGCCGTTCCCCGTGGCTGTCATCTGCCTCTTCCTCAACACCTTCGTGCCGGGGCTGG GAACGTTTGTATCCGCTTTCACCGTGCTGTGCGGAGCCCGGACTGACCTCCCTGACAGGCACATGTGTTGTGTCTTCTGGCTGAacattgctgctgctctgattCAGATCCTGACAGCGATCGTGATGGTTGGCTGGATTATGAGTATATTTTGGGGGATGGACATGGTCATTCTTGCAA